In Drosophila busckii strain San Diego stock center, stock number 13000-0081.31 chromosome 4, ASM1175060v1, whole genome shotgun sequence, the following proteins share a genomic window:
- the LOC108607335 gene encoding uncharacterized protein LOC108607335 isoform X1, with amino-acid sequence MQVESCYQANIPLISNSLTFALRVRILPISIVSIHPITNHWSILLTRQELVKAFYRATGKVSYKLTERQPACKRIFARIQKFPGPGMDSNAIADEKLVKSFKSETVHEQKLERDTDTNSSNTSPDPSVIDGNHKSVETIPRISAVDDSADVSRKRKKSESLDSNIIQVNIGTRKSEDDQATVAYPSQQGSYQQNECSGPVLRRPCGSHTVSEQTSSKGNELSITQSNKTVNNCSGNDTYCDTASVKTNDFHSKHEEKGHTNKECLEQLSENQEIDAYGTDIYIAPEQALVTSVELVVAAPGTSRGSSIPLKQHYDNNLLYNNNTSVDTSADSSNTLVSNDKTDGCAQDSSNLNVRIPILALTTTADRRRAIWAPHDDYDSTQSGVINANVYPKEQQEQQQERLNSADGYGAHIYRNQHETPSTTNPHIPSNILHQIDKETTGTESFDHMIPLQQHHNITQQHFGPQHPTYLQTHLESNMYVQMHQQQHQGIQDPLHQESMHQQQDQHQAYTNYSQRQYSHDQLYGIHHSHGHQSQTQIQCQQQQQGHHLECQAHIQQQQTGYHDLVMDEFREDPSSVYKLTLSPSHPKPENQDDGYETSAGDVLTPNSHSSSTHSGTTQHPMHQGVLGLTPETVVHSKQEEMVSSQNNQIQNVAQADTIAPLSGSPKQTGTRHVEVDPFNFIGEEMRIMSPRDHHHIGNNTGNISGYPTVPADSCTSILSMSECRNVNQTTDIYNIKQQQKHHHLNSKSSFKESSHDVETSKHSLEADNSSCCLNAMSVVDPDTLPKRRGRKKKLNGVAQTMQVTHSQQGDSSSTVDANLVDMKPKERKKHDRFNGMSEAEVIKRTIPDHLCDNLDIVIVGINPGLFAAYKGHHYAGPGNHFWKCLYLSGLTEEQMSADDDHTLLKHGIGFTNMVARATKGSADLTRKEIKEGSRILLEKLQRYRPKVAVFNGKLIFEVFSGKKEFHFGRQPDRVEGTDTYVWVMPSSSARCAQLPRAADKVPFYTALKKFRDFLNGLIPHMDETECIFTEQRIRQCCEQQDPLKALNKANSSNMDLPADQKSSLIAGDNTSACNDLGNTECSGQLDYSTNIHNALNRDEFGYVGLEEPLRSSHITGNQAAPVATAISGSNADQHNYIPLYREQQQQPQPEKKKRGRPKKVKSQDFIDAANRTKISISSQQIPQHDFNNILNLSMIGAATGNVQDNNNDDGRLTGCSIVSAGETPTKKKRGRPKKLKPTPENVLSSKQSTNINTNTTPRHQFNPSSSSQSTIGASASIASMHTITMEHTATGSPQNSHHAPPSLYNTPPPSHILYTASASPMASPALNCTYSHSHTPHTPPVTIVDQLVLSDLSKNQSHTIDTSATDSLLPAHQNPSAAGGGVRVGVGNGVAAPHLGETPPPSSPNMCAAVEFEPANHRRLEEQEQQDLAMSQHGSNVVSSPARDSEPHSHSQEHYQHWMISNQHLQSTQRVSTVSHYEQQPQSSEVPLHYQSDTQEHWRYEDQRHGSPYILPSPHPHGHHHHLQQQQHHHHQQQQQHNQHQHNLSPQVGQLTSDMSRKSLSGLESLVDQIPAMREHETSVVSSATAAAAAAAVESRLLGLHQLQQQQQQHHRRCNHESQPQVHPESTLAHTNAVINTNFTVSNLAASSASISNENSTGHNSISSVPQLNTSSDNNTEYARHSPNGYSHHANHLISAAIVAAANSSPHTSPGGQHNIPHSHATPHAHPHAHPQIYMAHMPPVNSMYGPAYGSQHTPSPDYGHSHYGMQAGSTPLHVPSPNYPYGHYSHTAPTQGNINYTGYHHHAHGHTPHHLTVFERLKPSDMSGYSGF; translated from the exons ATGCAAGTGGAAAGTTGTTATCAAGCAAACATCCCGCTGATAAGTAATTCCCTCACATTTGCGCTTAGAGTGAGAATATTGCCAATAAGCATAGTTTCAATTCACCCCATTACGAATCATTGGTCAATATTACTGACCCGGCAAGAATTAGTCAAAGCTTTTTACCGAGCAACAGGAAAAGTTAGTTATAAATTGACCGAAAGACAACCAGCTTGCAAACGAATATTCGCAAGGATACAAAAATTCCCAGGTCCTGGAATGGATTCAAATGCTATTGCTGATGAAAAACTGGTCAAATCATTTAAATCCGAAACTGTGCACGAGCAAAAATTAGAGCGTGATACAGATACTAATAGCTCCAATACTTCCCCCGATCCCAGTGTCATTGATGGGAACCACAAATCGGTTGAAACCATCCCACGTATAAGTGCGGTGGATGATAGTGCGGACGTGAGCCGCAAGCGAAAGAAATCTGAGTCGTTAGATTCCAATATTATACAAGTAAATATCGGAACCCGCAAGAGTGAAGACGATCAAGCAACTGTTGCTTATCCAAGTCAACAGGGTAGTTACCAGCAGAATGAATGCAGTGGTCCAGTATTGAGGCGACCATGTGGTAGTCATACTGTAAGTGAGCAAACATCTTCCAAAGGAAATGAGCTTAGTATAACACAATCTAATAAAACTGTCAACAACTGTTCAGGAAATGATACTTATTGTGATACGGCAAGCGTTAAAACAAATGATTTTCATTCTAAACATGAAGAAAAAGGTCATACAAATAAGGAGTGTTTAGAGCAACTATCGGAGAATCAAGAAATAGATGCATATGggacagatatatatatagcaccAGAGCAAGCGCTTGTAACAAGTGTTGAGCTGGTTGTGGCAGCACCAGGAACATCAAGAGGTTCCTCAATACCGTTAAAACAGCATTACGATAATAATCTcctttacaataataatacatcTGTGGATACATCAGCCGATTCTTCTAATACATTAGTGTCAAATGACAAAACCGATGGTTGTGCACAAGACTCCTCTAACTTGAATGTAAGAATTCCTATACTAGCATTAACAACAACGGCTGATCGACGCAGAGCTATTTGGGCACCCCATGACGACTACGATAGTACACAAAGCGGTGTTATAAATGCTAATGTCTACCCTAAGgaacagcaggagcagcagcaagaacgtTTAAACTCCGCGGATGGGTATGGTGCTCATATTTATCGCAATCAGCATGAAACGCCGTCAACAACAAATCCCCACATCCCTAGCAACATTTTGCATCAAATTGATAAGGAAACCACTGGGACAGAGTCTTTTGATCACATGATTCCCTTGCAGCAACACCATAACATTACACAGCAACACTTTGGCCCACAACATCCGACATATCTTCAAACCCATTTAGAAAGCAATATGTACGTACAAatgcaccaacaacaacatcaaggAATTCAGGATCCATTACATCAAGAAAGTATGCATCAGCAACAAGATCAACATCAGGCTTACACTAATTACAGTCAACGTCAATATTCTCATGACCAACTGTATGGTATTCATCATTCACATGGACATCAATCGCAAACACAAATCCagtgccaacagcagcagcagggacATCATCTAGAATGTCAAGCACatatacaacagcaacagactgGCTACCACGATCTTGTAATGGATGAGTTTCGTGAGGATCCTAGCTCAGTATACAAACT aACACTATCGCCGAGCCATCCTAAGCCGGAAAACCAAGATGATGGATATGAAACTAGCGCCGGAGACGTACTAACTCCAAACTCGCATAGTTCATCTACCCATTCAGGAACCACGCAACATCCAATGCATCAAGGAGTTCTCGGGCTAACTCCTGAGACTGTTGTGCATTCTAAGCAGGAAGAGATGGTATCATCACAAAATAATCAGATACAAAACGTAGCTCAGGCGGATACTATTGCACCTCTCTCTGGAAGCCCAAAGCAAACCGGCACACGACATGTTGAAGTTGATCCTTTTAACTTTATAGGTGAAGAAATGCGTATCATGTCACCACGCGATCATCACCATATAGGTAATAATACAGGCAATATATCTGGCTATCCTACTGTTCCAGCAGATTCGTGTACATCAATTTTGTCAATGTCGGAGTGTAGAAATGTTAATCAGACTACTGATATTTACAAcataaaacagcaacaaaagcaccATCATCTAAACAGCAAGTCATCCTTTAAGGAGTCAAGTCATGATGTTGAAACTAGTAAGCACTCGTTAGAGGCGGACAActctagctgctgcttaaatgcTATGTCCGTTGTTGATCCAGATACGTTGCCAAAGCGGAGAGGTCGTAAAAAAAAGCTGAATGGTGTTGCTCAAACTATGCAAGTAACACATTCTCAACAAGG CGATAGCAGTAGCACTGTAGATGCTAACCTGGTAGATATGAAGCCCAAGGAGCGTAAGAAGCATGATAGATTCAATGGGATGTCGGAAGCAGAGGTTATCAAGCGTACTATACCTGATCATCTATGTGATAATCTAGATATCGTTATA GTTGGTATAAACCCTGGATTATTTGCGGCGTACAAGGGACATCACTACGCTGGACCTGGCAATCATTTTTGGAAATGCCTGTACTTGTCTGGACTAACAGAGGAACAGATGAGTGCAGATGACGATCACACGTTGTTGAAGCACGGCATTGGCTTCACAAACATGGTGGCTCGTGCAACAAAAGGATCAGCCGATCTTACGCGCAAGGAAATTAAAGAGGGAAGTCGCATTTTGCTGGAAAAGCTCCAACGTTATCGACCAAAAGTTGCCGTTTTTAatggaaaattaatttttgaagtATTCTCTGGTAAAAAAGAGTTCCACTTTGGGCGCCAGCCTGATCGCGTAGAAGGCACAGATACT tATGTTTGGGTGATGCCATCATCGTCGGCACGCTGTGCTCAATTGCCACGCGCAGCAGACAAAGTTCCGTTTTATACCGCATTGAAGAAATTCCGTGATTTTCTTAACGGTCTAATTCCTCATATGGACGAAACTGAATGTATATTTACAGAGCAACGCATACGACAGTGCTGTGAGCAACAAGATCCCCTTAAAGCTTTGAATAAGGCAAACTCAAGTAATATGGATCTGCCGGCAGATCAGAAATCAAGTCTGATTGCCGGAGATAATACCAGTGCTTGTAATGATCTCGGCAACACTGAATGCTCTGGGCAGCTGGACTACAgtacaaatatacataatgCACTTAATCGAGATGAATTTGGGTACGTCGGTCTTGAAGAACCGTTACGAAGCAGTCATATAACGGGGAACCAAGCAGCACCAGTAGCGACTGCAATTTCTGGATCAAATGCTGATCAGCACAACTATATACCTTTATATagggagcaacagcagcagccacaaccagaaaaaaaaaagcgggGTCGGCCCAAAAAAGTTAAGAGTCAGGATTTTATTGATGCAGCGAATAGAACTAAGATCTCAATTAGTAGTCAGCAAATCCCACAACATGATTTTAACAATATACTAAACCTATCTATGATTGGAGCTGCAACAGGAAATGTCCAAGATAATAACAACGACGATGGCCGCCTTACTGGTTGCAGCATTGTTTCTGCTGGAGAGACACCTACCAAAAAAAAGAGAGGCAGGCCAAAAAAGCTCAAGCCCACCCCGGAAAATGTATTGTCATCAAAACAATCTACGAATATTAATACCAATACTACTCCGAGACATCAATTTAATCCCAGCTCATCGTCACAGTCTACAATTGGAGCCTCCGCGAGTATAGCTAGCATGCACACAATTACTATGGAGCATACAGCTACGGGATCACCACAGAACAGTCACCATGCCCCACCGAGTCTTTATAATACGCCTCCTCCATCTCATATATTGTATACTGCTTCTGCATCACCGATGGCGTCTCCAGCACTCAACTGTACTTACTCACACTCACATACGCCGCATACACCACCAGTAACAATAGTAGATCAGCTAGTACTTAGCGATTTAAGTAAAAATCAAAGTCATACCATAGATACTTCAGCTACAGATAGTTTGTTACCCGCTCATCAAAATCCGTCAGCAGCAGGTGGTGGGGTTAGAGTTGGTGTTGGCAATGGGGTAGCGGCACCACATCTAGGGGAAACACCACCACCGAGTTCGCCTAATATGTGTGCTGCAGTTGAGTTTGAGCCGGCAAATCATCGCCGATTagaagaacaagaacaacaagacCTTGCGATGAGCCAACATGGCTCTAATGTGGTTTCTAGTCCAGCTCGAGATTCTGAGCCTCATTCTCATAGTCAGGAACACTATCAGCATTGGATGATATCAAACCAACATCTGCAATCGACCCAGAGAGTCTCCACAGTCTCGCACTAtgagcaacagccacaaaGCTCTGAAGTACCTTTACATTATCAGAGCGATACACAGGAGCATTGGCGTTACGAAGACCAAAGGCATGGCAGTCCATATATCCTTCCTTCCCCGCACCCACACGGCCACCACCATCatctccaacaacaacaacatcatcatcatcaacaacagcagcagcataatcaGCATCAACATAATTTAAGTCCTCAAGTAGGTCAATTAACATCGGACATGTCACGCAAAAGCCTGTCGGGACTTGAGTCTCTAGTCGATCAAATACCAGCAATGAGAGAGCATGAGACTAGCGTTGTATCTTCggccactgctgctgcagcagcagctgctgtcgaaAGTCGATTATTAGGACTTCaccagctacaacaacaacaacagcaacatcataGGCGGTGTAATCACGAGAGCCAACCACAAGTCCACCCGGAATCCACATTAGCCCACACCAATGCTGTGATCAATACTAATTTTACCGTAAGCAATCTTGCAGCCTCCTCTGCAAGCATAAGTAATGAAAACAGTACTGGACACAATAGCATCTCAAGCGTGCCACAACTTAATActagcagcgacaacaacaccGAATATGCCAGACATAGTCCAAACGGTTATTCACATCATGCAAATCATTTGATTAGCGCCGCgattgtagctgctgctaataGCAGTCCACATACATCGCCAGGAGGACAGCACAATATACCGCATTCGCATGCAACTCCTCATGCTCATCCACATGCGCATCCTCAAATATATATGGCTCATATGCCGCCTGTTAACTCAATGTATGGGCCAGCTTATGGCTCACAGCATACTCCAAGTCCCGACTACGGGCATAGTCACTATGGAATGCAGGCTGGTTCCACTCCTTTGCATGTTCCCAGTCCTAACTATCCATATGGCCACTATAGTCATACTGCACCCACGCAAGGAAATATTAACTACACGGGGTATCATCATCATGCTCATGGTCATACTCCCCACCATTTAACCGTCTTTGAAAGACTCAAGCCGTCCGACATGAGTGGCTACAGTGGATTTTGA
- the LOC108607335 gene encoding uncharacterized protein LOC108607335 isoform X2 yields the protein MQVESCYQANIPLISNSLTFALRVRILPISIVSIHPITNHWSILLTRQELVKAFYRATGKVSYKLTERQPACKRIFARIQKFPGPGMDSNAIADEKLVKSFKSETVHEQKLERDTDTNSSNTSPDPSVIDGNHKSVETIPRISAVDDSADVSRKRKKSESLDSNIIQVNIGTRKSEDDQATVAYPSQQGSYQQNECSGPVLRRPCGSHTVSEQTSSKGNELSITQSNKTVNNCSGNDTYCDTASVKTNDFHSKHEEKGHTNKECLEQLSENQEIDAYGTDIYIAPEQALVTSVELVVAAPGTSRGSSIPLKQHYDNNLLYNNNTSVDTSADSSNTLVSNDKTDGCAQDSSNLNVRIPILALTTTADRRRAIWAPHDDYDSTQSGVINANVYPKEQQEQQQERLNSADGYGAHIYRNQHETPSTTNPHIPSNILHQIDKETTGTESFDHMIPLQQHHNITQQHFGPQHPTYLQTHLESNMYVQMHQQQHQGIQDPLHQESMHQQQDQHQAYTNYSQRQYSHDQLYGIHHSHGHQSQTQIQCQQQQQGHHLECQAHIQQQQTGYHDLVMDEFREDPSSVYKLTLSPSHPKPENQDDGYETSAGDVLTPNSHSSSTHSGTTQHPMHQGVLGLTPETVVHSKQEEMVSSQNNQIQNVAQADTIAPLSGSPKQTGTRHVEVDPFNFIDSCTSILSMSECRNVNQTTDIYNIKQQQKHHHLNSKSSFKESSHDVETSKHSLEADNSSCCLNAMSVVDPDTLPKRRGRKKKLNGVAQTMQVTHSQQGDSSSTVDANLVDMKPKERKKHDRFNGMSEAEVIKRTIPDHLCDNLDIVIVGINPGLFAAYKGHHYAGPGNHFWKCLYLSGLTEEQMSADDDHTLLKHGIGFTNMVARATKGSADLTRKEIKEGSRILLEKLQRYRPKVAVFNGKLIFEVFSGKKEFHFGRQPDRVEGTDTYVWVMPSSSARCAQLPRAADKVPFYTALKKFRDFLNGLIPHMDETECIFTEQRIRQCCEQQDPLKALNKANSSNMDLPADQKSSLIAGDNTSACNDLGNTECSGQLDYSTNIHNALNRDEFGYVGLEEPLRSSHITGNQAAPVATAISGSNADQHNYIPLYREQQQQPQPEKKKRGRPKKVKSQDFIDAANRTKISISSQQIPQHDFNNILNLSMIGAATGNVQDNNNDDGRLTGCSIVSAGETPTKKKRGRPKKLKPTPENVLSSKQSTNINTNTTPRHQFNPSSSSQSTIGASASIASMHTITMEHTATGSPQNSHHAPPSLYNTPPPSHILYTASASPMASPALNCTYSHSHTPHTPPVTIVDQLVLSDLSKNQSHTIDTSATDSLLPAHQNPSAAGGGVRVGVGNGVAAPHLGETPPPSSPNMCAAVEFEPANHRRLEEQEQQDLAMSQHGSNVVSSPARDSEPHSHSQEHYQHWMISNQHLQSTQRVSTVSHYEQQPQSSEVPLHYQSDTQEHWRYEDQRHGSPYILPSPHPHGHHHHLQQQQHHHHQQQQQHNQHQHNLSPQVGQLTSDMSRKSLSGLESLVDQIPAMREHETSVVSSATAAAAAAAVESRLLGLHQLQQQQQQHHRRCNHESQPQVHPESTLAHTNAVINTNFTVSNLAASSASISNENSTGHNSISSVPQLNTSSDNNTEYARHSPNGYSHHANHLISAAIVAAANSSPHTSPGGQHNIPHSHATPHAHPHAHPQIYMAHMPPVNSMYGPAYGSQHTPSPDYGHSHYGMQAGSTPLHVPSPNYPYGHYSHTAPTQGNINYTGYHHHAHGHTPHHLTVFERLKPSDMSGYSGF from the exons ATGCAAGTGGAAAGTTGTTATCAAGCAAACATCCCGCTGATAAGTAATTCCCTCACATTTGCGCTTAGAGTGAGAATATTGCCAATAAGCATAGTTTCAATTCACCCCATTACGAATCATTGGTCAATATTACTGACCCGGCAAGAATTAGTCAAAGCTTTTTACCGAGCAACAGGAAAAGTTAGTTATAAATTGACCGAAAGACAACCAGCTTGCAAACGAATATTCGCAAGGATACAAAAATTCCCAGGTCCTGGAATGGATTCAAATGCTATTGCTGATGAAAAACTGGTCAAATCATTTAAATCCGAAACTGTGCACGAGCAAAAATTAGAGCGTGATACAGATACTAATAGCTCCAATACTTCCCCCGATCCCAGTGTCATTGATGGGAACCACAAATCGGTTGAAACCATCCCACGTATAAGTGCGGTGGATGATAGTGCGGACGTGAGCCGCAAGCGAAAGAAATCTGAGTCGTTAGATTCCAATATTATACAAGTAAATATCGGAACCCGCAAGAGTGAAGACGATCAAGCAACTGTTGCTTATCCAAGTCAACAGGGTAGTTACCAGCAGAATGAATGCAGTGGTCCAGTATTGAGGCGACCATGTGGTAGTCATACTGTAAGTGAGCAAACATCTTCCAAAGGAAATGAGCTTAGTATAACACAATCTAATAAAACTGTCAACAACTGTTCAGGAAATGATACTTATTGTGATACGGCAAGCGTTAAAACAAATGATTTTCATTCTAAACATGAAGAAAAAGGTCATACAAATAAGGAGTGTTTAGAGCAACTATCGGAGAATCAAGAAATAGATGCATATGggacagatatatatatagcaccAGAGCAAGCGCTTGTAACAAGTGTTGAGCTGGTTGTGGCAGCACCAGGAACATCAAGAGGTTCCTCAATACCGTTAAAACAGCATTACGATAATAATCTcctttacaataataatacatcTGTGGATACATCAGCCGATTCTTCTAATACATTAGTGTCAAATGACAAAACCGATGGTTGTGCACAAGACTCCTCTAACTTGAATGTAAGAATTCCTATACTAGCATTAACAACAACGGCTGATCGACGCAGAGCTATTTGGGCACCCCATGACGACTACGATAGTACACAAAGCGGTGTTATAAATGCTAATGTCTACCCTAAGgaacagcaggagcagcagcaagaacgtTTAAACTCCGCGGATGGGTATGGTGCTCATATTTATCGCAATCAGCATGAAACGCCGTCAACAACAAATCCCCACATCCCTAGCAACATTTTGCATCAAATTGATAAGGAAACCACTGGGACAGAGTCTTTTGATCACATGATTCCCTTGCAGCAACACCATAACATTACACAGCAACACTTTGGCCCACAACATCCGACATATCTTCAAACCCATTTAGAAAGCAATATGTACGTACAAatgcaccaacaacaacatcaaggAATTCAGGATCCATTACATCAAGAAAGTATGCATCAGCAACAAGATCAACATCAGGCTTACACTAATTACAGTCAACGTCAATATTCTCATGACCAACTGTATGGTATTCATCATTCACATGGACATCAATCGCAAACACAAATCCagtgccaacagcagcagcagggacATCATCTAGAATGTCAAGCACatatacaacagcaacagactgGCTACCACGATCTTGTAATGGATGAGTTTCGTGAGGATCCTAGCTCAGTATACAAACT aACACTATCGCCGAGCCATCCTAAGCCGGAAAACCAAGATGATGGATATGAAACTAGCGCCGGAGACGTACTAACTCCAAACTCGCATAGTTCATCTACCCATTCAGGAACCACGCAACATCCAATGCATCAAGGAGTTCTCGGGCTAACTCCTGAGACTGTTGTGCATTCTAAGCAGGAAGAGATGGTATCATCACAAAATAATCAGATACAAAACGTAGCTCAGGCGGATACTATTGCACCTCTCTCTGGAAGCCCAAAGCAAACCGGCACACGACATGTTGAAGTTGATCCTTTTAACTTTATAG ATTCGTGTACATCAATTTTGTCAATGTCGGAGTGTAGAAATGTTAATCAGACTACTGATATTTACAAcataaaacagcaacaaaagcaccATCATCTAAACAGCAAGTCATCCTTTAAGGAGTCAAGTCATGATGTTGAAACTAGTAAGCACTCGTTAGAGGCGGACAActctagctgctgcttaaatgcTATGTCCGTTGTTGATCCAGATACGTTGCCAAAGCGGAGAGGTCGTAAAAAAAAGCTGAATGGTGTTGCTCAAACTATGCAAGTAACACATTCTCAACAAGG CGATAGCAGTAGCACTGTAGATGCTAACCTGGTAGATATGAAGCCCAAGGAGCGTAAGAAGCATGATAGATTCAATGGGATGTCGGAAGCAGAGGTTATCAAGCGTACTATACCTGATCATCTATGTGATAATCTAGATATCGTTATA GTTGGTATAAACCCTGGATTATTTGCGGCGTACAAGGGACATCACTACGCTGGACCTGGCAATCATTTTTGGAAATGCCTGTACTTGTCTGGACTAACAGAGGAACAGATGAGTGCAGATGACGATCACACGTTGTTGAAGCACGGCATTGGCTTCACAAACATGGTGGCTCGTGCAACAAAAGGATCAGCCGATCTTACGCGCAAGGAAATTAAAGAGGGAAGTCGCATTTTGCTGGAAAAGCTCCAACGTTATCGACCAAAAGTTGCCGTTTTTAatggaaaattaatttttgaagtATTCTCTGGTAAAAAAGAGTTCCACTTTGGGCGCCAGCCTGATCGCGTAGAAGGCACAGATACT tATGTTTGGGTGATGCCATCATCGTCGGCACGCTGTGCTCAATTGCCACGCGCAGCAGACAAAGTTCCGTTTTATACCGCATTGAAGAAATTCCGTGATTTTCTTAACGGTCTAATTCCTCATATGGACGAAACTGAATGTATATTTACAGAGCAACGCATACGACAGTGCTGTGAGCAACAAGATCCCCTTAAAGCTTTGAATAAGGCAAACTCAAGTAATATGGATCTGCCGGCAGATCAGAAATCAAGTCTGATTGCCGGAGATAATACCAGTGCTTGTAATGATCTCGGCAACACTGAATGCTCTGGGCAGCTGGACTACAgtacaaatatacataatgCACTTAATCGAGATGAATTTGGGTACGTCGGTCTTGAAGAACCGTTACGAAGCAGTCATATAACGGGGAACCAAGCAGCACCAGTAGCGACTGCAATTTCTGGATCAAATGCTGATCAGCACAACTATATACCTTTATATagggagcaacagcagcagccacaaccagaaaaaaaaaagcgggGTCGGCCCAAAAAAGTTAAGAGTCAGGATTTTATTGATGCAGCGAATAGAACTAAGATCTCAATTAGTAGTCAGCAAATCCCACAACATGATTTTAACAATATACTAAACCTATCTATGATTGGAGCTGCAACAGGAAATGTCCAAGATAATAACAACGACGATGGCCGCCTTACTGGTTGCAGCATTGTTTCTGCTGGAGAGACACCTACCAAAAAAAAGAGAGGCAGGCCAAAAAAGCTCAAGCCCACCCCGGAAAATGTATTGTCATCAAAACAATCTACGAATATTAATACCAATACTACTCCGAGACATCAATTTAATCCCAGCTCATCGTCACAGTCTACAATTGGAGCCTCCGCGAGTATAGCTAGCATGCACACAATTACTATGGAGCATACAGCTACGGGATCACCACAGAACAGTCACCATGCCCCACCGAGTCTTTATAATACGCCTCCTCCATCTCATATATTGTATACTGCTTCTGCATCACCGATGGCGTCTCCAGCACTCAACTGTACTTACTCACACTCACATACGCCGCATACACCACCAGTAACAATAGTAGATCAGCTAGTACTTAGCGATTTAAGTAAAAATCAAAGTCATACCATAGATACTTCAGCTACAGATAGTTTGTTACCCGCTCATCAAAATCCGTCAGCAGCAGGTGGTGGGGTTAGAGTTGGTGTTGGCAATGGGGTAGCGGCACCACATCTAGGGGAAACACCACCACCGAGTTCGCCTAATATGTGTGCTGCAGTTGAGTTTGAGCCGGCAAATCATCGCCGATTagaagaacaagaacaacaagacCTTGCGATGAGCCAACATGGCTCTAATGTGGTTTCTAGTCCAGCTCGAGATTCTGAGCCTCATTCTCATAGTCAGGAACACTATCAGCATTGGATGATATCAAACCAACATCTGCAATCGACCCAGAGAGTCTCCACAGTCTCGCACTAtgagcaacagccacaaaGCTCTGAAGTACCTTTACATTATCAGAGCGATACACAGGAGCATTGGCGTTACGAAGACCAAAGGCATGGCAGTCCATATATCCTTCCTTCCCCGCACCCACACGGCCACCACCATCatctccaacaacaacaacatcatcatcatcaacaacagcagcagcataatcaGCATCAACATAATTTAAGTCCTCAAGTAGGTCAATTAACATCGGACATGTCACGCAAAAGCCTGTCGGGACTTGAGTCTCTAGTCGATCAAATACCAGCAATGAGAGAGCATGAGACTAGCGTTGTATCTTCggccactgctgctgcagcagcagctgctgtcgaaAGTCGATTATTAGGACTTCaccagctacaacaacaacaacagcaacatcataGGCGGTGTAATCACGAGAGCCAACCACAAGTCCACCCGGAATCCACATTAGCCCACACCAATGCTGTGATCAATACTAATTTTACCGTAAGCAATCTTGCAGCCTCCTCTGCAAGCATAAGTAATGAAAACAGTACTGGACACAATAGCATCTCAAGCGTGCCACAACTTAATActagcagcgacaacaacaccGAATATGCCAGACATAGTCCAAACGGTTATTCACATCATGCAAATCATTTGATTAGCGCCGCgattgtagctgctgctaataGCAGTCCACATACATCGCCAGGAGGACAGCACAATATACCGCATTCGCATGCAACTCCTCATGCTCATCCACATGCGCATCCTCAAATATATATGGCTCATATGCCGCCTGTTAACTCAATGTATGGGCCAGCTTATGGCTCACAGCATACTCCAAGTCCCGACTACGGGCATAGTCACTATGGAATGCAGGCTGGTTCCACTCCTTTGCATGTTCCCAGTCCTAACTATCCATATGGCCACTATAGTCATACTGCACCCACGCAAGGAAATATTAACTACACGGGGTATCATCATCATGCTCATGGTCATACTCCCCACCATTTAACCGTCTTTGAAAGACTCAAGCCGTCCGACATGAGTGGCTACAGTGGATTTTGA